One Nocardia farcinica genomic region harbors:
- a CDS encoding IclR family transcriptional regulator domain-containing protein, whose protein sequence is MVAAQDGERGAHHVQSLDRGLAVIRAFDAEHPELTLSEVARRTGLARAAARRFLLTLADLGYVRTDGKNFALTARVLELGYAYLSSMGLPDVAQPHLEQLSRTVAESSSVSVLDGADIVYVARVAVSRIMTVRIDIGTRFPAYATSMGHVLLAGLTPDELDAYLAATTLAPRTPHTTVSEAALRAELDAVRAQGYSLVDQELEEGLRSVAAPIRDRAGTVIAAVNISTQATRHSVASIRADLVPPLLAAAARIEQDLRNTNGPARGRGGA, encoded by the coding sequence ATGGTGGCAGCACAGGACGGCGAACGGGGCGCGCACCACGTGCAGTCGCTGGATCGCGGTCTGGCCGTCATCCGCGCCTTCGACGCCGAGCATCCCGAGCTGACGCTGTCGGAGGTGGCCCGGCGGACCGGTCTGGCCAGGGCGGCGGCGCGCCGATTCCTGCTCACCCTGGCCGATCTCGGTTACGTGCGCACCGACGGCAAGAACTTCGCGCTGACGGCGCGGGTGCTCGAGCTCGGCTACGCCTACCTGTCGAGCATGGGTCTGCCGGACGTGGCGCAGCCGCACCTCGAGCAGCTCTCGCGCACGGTGGCGGAGTCGTCGTCGGTCTCGGTGCTCGACGGCGCCGACATCGTCTACGTGGCACGGGTGGCCGTCTCGCGGATCATGACGGTCCGCATCGACATCGGCACCCGCTTCCCCGCCTACGCCACGTCGATGGGTCACGTGTTGCTGGCCGGGCTGACCCCCGACGAACTCGACGCCTATCTGGCCGCGACCACGTTGGCGCCGCGCACCCCGCACACCACGGTGTCGGAGGCGGCGTTGCGTGCGGAACTGGACGCCGTTCGCGCGCAAGGGTATTCGCTGGTCGACCAGGAACTCGAGGAGGGGCTGCGCTCGGTCGCCGCCCCGATCCGCGACCGCGCGGGCACGGTGATCGCCGCGGTGAACATCTCCACCCAGGCGACCCGGCACAGCGTCGCCTCGATCCGGGCGGATCTGGTTCCGCCGCTGCTGGCGGCGGCCGCGCGGATCGAGCAGGATCTGCGCAACACGAACGGCCCCGCCCGAGGTCGGGGCGGGGCCTGA
- a CDS encoding helix-turn-helix transcriptional regulator, translating to MSPVRRGETRPIYNRIAVLRAERSLSRAALAELIEVNPQTVGALERGDHYPSLDLALRICEVFGLPVEAVFSRTEFTPLSAEIYGRENRGR from the coding sequence ATGAGCCCAGTGCGACGGGGGGAAACCCGCCCGATCTACAACCGCATCGCGGTACTGCGCGCCGAACGGTCGCTCAGCCGCGCCGCGCTGGCCGAACTCATCGAGGTGAACCCGCAGACGGTGGGCGCGCTCGAGCGCGGCGACCACTATCCGAGCCTGGATCTGGCGCTGCGCATCTGCGAGGTGTTCGGCCTGCCGGTGGAAGCGGTCTTCTCCCGCACCGAGTTCACGCCGCTGTCGGCCGAGATCTACGGCCGTGAGAACCGAGGAAGGTGA
- a CDS encoding TIGR03364 family FAD-dependent oxidoreductase — protein sequence MRVTIIGGGILGTAHALAAVRRGHEVVQLEREPEARGATVRNFGLVWVSGRAEHELASTLRSRELWEELGGKVPGIGFRANGSITLVRTPEELAVAEAAAAGASADARGFRLLEPEQVRALNPALRGTYLAGLHCATDAAVESRQALPALRAYLTGTGRYTFHPATEARSVAGSSATVLDDHGRVHAGDLVLVCPGATHSGLVRELVGEIPVRRVRLQMMQTAPLGEPLTTSIADGDSFRYYPGFAGPAVEALEREQSQAATAAEHKMQLLCVQRLHGGLTIGDTHEYTEPFAFDVDEAPYEHLTAVTEELLGRTLPPVVRRWAGVYSQSVDPAAIVTRARADEHVWVITGPGGRGMTLGPALGEETAELLGL from the coding sequence ATGCGAGTAACGATCATCGGTGGCGGCATTCTCGGCACCGCGCACGCGCTGGCCGCGGTGCGCCGCGGACACGAGGTGGTGCAGCTGGAACGGGAACCGGAAGCGCGCGGCGCGACCGTGCGGAACTTCGGTCTGGTGTGGGTGTCGGGTCGTGCCGAGCACGAACTCGCGTCGACCCTGCGTTCCCGGGAGCTGTGGGAGGAACTGGGCGGCAAGGTGCCCGGCATCGGATTCCGTGCCAACGGCTCGATCACGCTGGTGCGCACCCCCGAGGAACTGGCCGTCGCCGAAGCCGCCGCGGCGGGGGCCTCCGCGGACGCGCGCGGGTTCCGCCTGCTCGAGCCGGAACAGGTCCGCGCGCTCAACCCCGCGTTGCGCGGCACGTATCTGGCCGGCCTGCACTGCGCGACCGACGCCGCGGTGGAATCCCGCCAGGCGCTGCCCGCGTTGCGCGCCTACCTCACCGGCACCGGGCGCTACACCTTCCACCCCGCCACCGAGGCCAGGTCCGTGGCCGGCTCATCGGCCACGGTTCTCGACGACCACGGCCGCGTCCACGCGGGTGATCTGGTGCTGGTCTGCCCCGGCGCCACGCATTCCGGGCTGGTCCGCGAACTGGTCGGCGAGATCCCCGTGCGCCGCGTGCGCCTGCAGATGATGCAGACCGCGCCGCTGGGGGAGCCGCTGACCACCTCGATCGCCGACGGCGACAGCTTCCGCTACTACCCGGGTTTCGCCGGGCCCGCGGTCGAAGCGCTCGAGCGGGAGCAGTCCCAGGCCGCCACCGCCGCCGAGCACAAGATGCAGCTGCTGTGCGTGCAGCGCCTGCACGGCGGGCTCACCATCGGCGACACCCACGAATACACCGAGCCGTTCGCCTTCGACGTCGACGAGGCGCCCTACGAACACCTCACCGCGGTCACCGAGGAACTGCTCGGCCGCACCCTGCCGCCGGTGGTACGGCGCTGGGCCGGGGTGTACAGCCAGAGTGTCGACCCGGCGGCGATCGTCACGCGGGCGCGCGCCGATGAGCACGTGTGGGTGATCACCGGGCCGGGCGGTCGCGGCATGACCCTCGGACCCGCGCTCGGCGAGGAGACCGCCGAACTGCTCGGGCTCTGA
- a CDS encoding zinc-binding dehydrogenase, with amino-acid sequence MDSLPGGVTRAAVWTGAGVAVRDVPVPRLAPGQSLVRVRLATVCGSDLHTVAGRRAAPCPSVLGHEAVGEIVATTPRAGHGAPGQRVVWSVTAACGRCARCRAGRTAKCLSVRKVGHEAFDGDWPLSGSYARHLVLPAGVRTVAVPDAVPDAVAAPAACATATVMAALEAAGDLAGRRVLVYGAGMLGLTAAAACAYRGAHVAVRDVVAARAALAAGFGGGADDGLPVDAAFDFSGSSAAIADALTRLDIGGALVLAGSVAPGPPVPLDAERVVRRWLRIAGVHNYEPRHLTDAVDFLAATVGTYPWHELVAEPLPLDDIAAALTGPPAGRTRCAVAP; translated from the coding sequence ATGGATTCGCTCCCAGGTGGTGTGACGCGCGCGGCGGTGTGGACCGGTGCCGGGGTCGCGGTCCGCGACGTGCCGGTGCCGCGCCTGGCGCCGGGCCAATCGCTGGTACGGGTCCGCCTCGCCACGGTGTGCGGCAGCGACCTGCACACCGTCGCGGGCCGGCGTGCGGCACCGTGCCCGTCGGTGCTCGGGCACGAGGCGGTCGGCGAGATCGTGGCCACCACGCCGCGGGCCGGGCACGGCGCGCCGGGACAGCGCGTCGTGTGGTCGGTGACGGCGGCGTGCGGGCGGTGCGCGCGGTGCCGCGCGGGCCGCACCGCCAAATGCCTGTCCGTGCGCAAGGTCGGGCACGAGGCCTTCGACGGCGACTGGCCGCTGTCGGGCTCCTACGCCCGCCATCTCGTCCTGCCCGCGGGCGTGCGCACGGTGGCGGTGCCCGACGCGGTGCCCGACGCGGTGGCGGCCCCGGCCGCCTGCGCGACCGCCACGGTGATGGCCGCGCTGGAGGCGGCCGGTGACCTGGCCGGGCGGCGGGTGCTCGTCTACGGGGCGGGCATGCTCGGGTTGACCGCCGCCGCGGCCTGCGCGTACCGGGGCGCGCACGTCGCGGTACGCGACGTCGTCGCCGCGCGGGCGGCGTTGGCGGCGGGCTTCGGCGGCGGGGCCGACGACGGCCTGCCGGTGGACGCCGCGTTCGACTTCTCCGGCTCGTCCGCCGCCATCGCCGATGCGCTCACCCGGTTGGACATCGGCGGGGCGCTGGTGCTGGCCGGTTCGGTGGCGCCCGGTCCGCCGGTCCCGCTGGACGCGGAGCGGGTGGTGCGCCGCTGGTTGCGCATCGCGGGCGTGCACAACTACGAGCCGCGGCACCTGACCGACGCCGTCGACTTCCTCGCGGCGACGGTGGGCACCTACCCCTGGCATGAACTGGTCGCCGAGCCGCTGCCGCTCGACGACATCGCCGCCGCCCTGACCGGTCCGCCCGCCGGACGGACCCGCTGCGCCGTCGCACCCTGA
- the phnC gene encoding phosphonate ABC transporter ATP-binding protein: MSADSRAEVVLHAEAVTKRFGAILALDAVSISVHRSELVVLLGLSGSGKSTLLRCFNGLHPVTSGAVTVAGTRVDTAPRATVRALRRDIGFVFQQFNLVGRLSCLDNVLLGGLARLRLPRYGALTYPKRMRAEAVAHLDRVGLADLAHRRTDTLSGGQQQRVAIARTLMQRPKLVLADEPVASLDPENAGVVMDLLFRICLEDNLTVVCTLHQVDLALGWAHRVIGLRDGRKVFDRPAAGLSRDEVMAIYQRAEVTRSAPAGLAAGAL, from the coding sequence GTGTCCGCCGATTCCCGCGCCGAGGTGGTGCTGCACGCCGAGGCGGTGACCAAGCGCTTCGGTGCCATCCTGGCGCTCGATGCGGTATCGATTTCCGTGCACCGCAGTGAACTCGTCGTCCTGCTGGGTCTGTCGGGCTCGGGCAAGTCGACGCTGCTGCGTTGCTTCAACGGCCTGCACCCGGTGACCTCCGGTGCGGTGACCGTGGCGGGCACGCGGGTGGACACCGCGCCGCGGGCCACCGTGCGCGCGCTGCGGCGCGACATCGGGTTCGTCTTCCAGCAGTTCAACCTCGTCGGGCGGTTGTCGTGCCTGGACAACGTGCTGCTGGGCGGGCTGGCCCGGCTGCGTCTGCCGCGCTACGGCGCGCTGACCTACCCGAAGCGGATGCGCGCGGAGGCCGTCGCGCACCTCGACCGGGTCGGGCTGGCCGATCTGGCGCACCGGCGCACCGACACGCTCTCGGGTGGGCAGCAGCAGCGGGTGGCGATCGCGCGCACCCTCATGCAACGCCCGAAGCTGGTGCTGGCCGACGAGCCGGTCGCCTCGCTGGATCCGGAGAACGCCGGGGTGGTGATGGATCTGCTGTTCCGGATCTGCTTGGAGGACAACCTGACCGTGGTGTGCACGCTGCACCAGGTGGACCTGGCGCTGGGCTGGGCGCACCGGGTGATCGGATTGCGGGACGGCCGCAAGGTGTTCGACCGGCCCGCCGCCGGGCTGTCCCGCGACGAGGTCATGGCGATCTACCAGCGGGCCGAGGTCACCCGGTCGGCGCCCGCCGGACTGGCCGCGGGGGCGCTGTGA
- the catC gene encoding muconolactone Delta-isomerase: MLFHVRMDVRIPHDLPADTRAEIVAREKAYSQELQRAGKWPQLWRIVGEYSNFSIFDVESNDELHELLSGLPLFPYMDIHVTPLATHPSKVAGV, translated from the coding sequence ATGCTGTTCCATGTGCGGATGGATGTCCGCATCCCCCACGACCTGCCCGCCGACACCCGCGCCGAGATCGTGGCGCGGGAGAAGGCCTACAGCCAGGAGTTGCAACGGGCCGGGAAATGGCCGCAGCTGTGGCGCATCGTGGGTGAGTACTCCAACTTCTCGATCTTCGACGTCGAGTCCAACGACGAACTGCACGAACTGCTCTCGGGGCTGCCGCTGTTCCCCTACATGGACATCCACGTCACCCCGCTGGCCACCCATCCGTCCAAGGTCGCGGGGGTCTGA
- the catA gene encoding catechol 1,2-dioxygenase, which translates to MTTVHPAPAPTAADSGASATDRFKNDKAVVADTPPERVDLLAREVLSAVHETIRKHRVTYAEYNALKAWLIDVGETGEWPLFLDVWVEHVVEDVATSHRRGNKGTIEGPYYVPGAPELGAKATIPMRENEDGTPLVWTGRVTSVDGSPLPGARIELWHADSDGLYSQFAPGIPEWNLRGTFVADDEGGFEIRTIRPAPYQIPTDGACGKLIAAANWHAWRPAHLHVKVSAPGHETLTAQLYFPDDEHNDDDIASAVKPELILDPRPAADGEQTIDYGFVLDPAQP; encoded by the coding sequence ATGACCACCGTGCATCCCGCACCGGCGCCCACCGCCGCCGATTCCGGCGCCAGCGCCACCGACCGCTTCAAGAACGACAAGGCCGTGGTCGCCGACACCCCGCCCGAGCGGGTGGATCTGCTGGCCCGCGAGGTGCTCTCGGCGGTGCACGAGACCATCCGCAAGCACCGTGTCACCTACGCCGAGTACAACGCGCTCAAGGCGTGGCTGATCGATGTCGGCGAGACCGGCGAATGGCCGCTGTTCCTCGACGTGTGGGTCGAGCACGTGGTCGAGGACGTCGCGACCTCGCACCGTCGCGGCAACAAGGGCACCATCGAGGGCCCGTACTACGTCCCGGGCGCGCCGGAACTGGGCGCGAAGGCGACCATTCCGATGCGCGAGAACGAGGACGGCACCCCGCTGGTGTGGACGGGCCGGGTCACCTCGGTGGACGGCAGCCCGCTGCCCGGCGCCCGGATCGAGCTCTGGCACGCCGACAGCGACGGCCTCTACTCACAGTTCGCGCCCGGCATCCCGGAGTGGAACCTGCGCGGCACCTTCGTCGCCGACGACGAGGGCGGCTTCGAGATCCGCACGATCCGCCCGGCGCCGTACCAGATCCCCACCGACGGCGCCTGCGGCAAGCTCATCGCCGCCGCCAACTGGCACGCCTGGCGCCCGGCCCACCTGCACGTCAAGGTGAGCGCGCCCGGACACGAAACCCTCACGGCGCAGCTGTATTTCCCCGACGACGAGCACAACGACGACGACATCGCCTCGGCGGTGAAGCCGGAGCTGATCCTGGACCCGCGGCCGGCCGCCGATGGCGAGCAGACCATCGACTACGGGTTCGTGCTCGACCCCGCGCAGCCGTAA
- a CDS encoding alpha/beta fold hydrolase produces MAVLRTPAGPVGYTDDGTGPALVFVHGFLFDKRMWAPQVARFTARGYRVITVDMVGFGASTATSATVPMGAHSAALAAVLAACDVDTVVLTGYSMGGQVALDFVAAHPGRVRALVLSDTFAGLDSAEVKASRFALADRLAADGVADYAEEFLPLVLSPRTVAQRPAVAERARTMMRAADPAGAAAALRGRAERRDYTGVARTLDVPALVIVGAEDQFDRGVLGADLAATIPDAHLTVIDEAGHTPNMERPEAFDDALAAFLDSLTRVG; encoded by the coding sequence GTGGCGGTGCTGCGCACGCCCGCCGGTCCGGTGGGCTACACCGACGACGGGACCGGCCCGGCCCTGGTGTTCGTGCACGGTTTCCTCTTCGACAAGCGGATGTGGGCGCCGCAGGTCGCCCGGTTCACCGCACGCGGATACCGGGTGATCACGGTCGACATGGTGGGGTTCGGGGCGAGCACCGCGACCTCGGCGACGGTGCCGATGGGCGCGCACAGCGCCGCGCTGGCCGCCGTGCTGGCCGCGTGCGACGTGGACACCGTTGTGCTGACCGGGTATTCGATGGGCGGGCAGGTGGCGCTGGATTTCGTCGCCGCCCACCCCGGACGGGTGCGCGCGCTGGTGCTGTCGGACACGTTCGCCGGTCTCGACAGCGCCGAGGTCAAGGCATCCCGGTTCGCGTTGGCGGATCGGCTGGCGGCCGACGGCGTGGCGGACTACGCCGAGGAATTCCTGCCGCTGGTACTGAGTCCGCGCACCGTCGCGCAGCGGCCCGCGGTGGCCGAGCGGGCCCGCACGATGATGCGCGCGGCCGATCCGGCGGGGGCCGCCGCCGCGCTGCGCGGGCGCGCCGAGCGGCGCGACTACACCGGCGTCGCGCGCACACTCGACGTGCCGGCCCTCGTGATCGTCGGTGCCGAGGACCAGTTCGACCGGGGCGTGCTCGGCGCCGATCTCGCCGCGACCATCCCGGACGCCCACCTGACCGTGATCGACGAGGCCGGACACACGCCGAACATGGAGCGGCCCGAGGCGTTCGACGACGCCCTCGCCGCGTTCCTGGACTCGCTCACCCGCGTCGGATAG
- a CDS encoding GntR family transcriptional regulator — translation MLGRVTARAEPRVLKHQIVRAQVDKLLDELDEGDPVPSERELALRFDVARETVRQALRELLLAGRIQRRGRATVVAGPKFVQPLALGSYTEAALAQGHRAGRILVGWTRLTADPALAGDLHIAEGDPVIQLERVLTTDDLRVGLETTRLPAYRYPELVETFDHTASLYAEIRRRGIVFDRAVDTIETTLPDAREAALLTADARTPMFLLNRVSYDPDGVPIEHRRSLYRGDRMTFTAVQTRDH, via the coding sequence ATGCTGGGTCGAGTGACCGCCCGCGCCGAACCACGCGTCCTCAAGCACCAGATCGTGCGTGCACAGGTGGACAAACTCCTCGACGAACTCGACGAGGGTGACCCGGTACCCTCCGAACGCGAGCTCGCCCTGCGCTTCGACGTGGCGCGCGAGACCGTCCGCCAGGCCCTGCGCGAACTCCTGCTGGCCGGGCGCATCCAGCGGCGCGGCCGCGCCACCGTCGTCGCCGGGCCGAAGTTCGTCCAGCCACTGGCGTTGGGCTCCTACACCGAAGCCGCACTGGCGCAAGGACATCGGGCCGGGCGCATCCTCGTCGGCTGGACCCGGCTGACCGCCGACCCGGCGCTGGCCGGCGACCTGCACATCGCCGAGGGCGATCCGGTGATCCAGCTCGAGCGCGTGCTGACCACCGACGACCTGCGCGTCGGCCTCGAGACCACCCGGCTGCCCGCCTACCGGTACCCGGAACTGGTCGAGACCTTCGACCACACCGCCTCGCTGTACGCCGAGATCCGCCGCCGCGGCATCGTTTTCGACCGGGCGGTGGACACCATCGAGACGACGCTGCCCGACGCCCGCGAGGCCGCGCTGCTCACCGCCGACGCTCGCACTCCGATGTTCCTGCTCAACCGCGTCTCCTACGATCCCGACGGCGTTCCGATCGAGCACCGCCGCTCCCTCTACCGCGGTGACCGGATGACCTTCACCGCCGTCCAGACGCGCGACCACTGA
- a CDS encoding phosphate/phosphite/phosphonate ABC transporter substrate-binding protein, whose translation MNIRRSRPLVSLLAGFALALSACSGSGADSRAINDRGFPETLTLAAIPAENSTDLKASYDPVIALLERETGAKIDFVQASDYAGVVEGIIAGNVDMAFFGPFAYVVAGVNGAKMTPLGAVVQEPGGKPGYQSYGLARSDNAAIESLADFAGKKVCFVDPSSTSGFLYPTAGLIEQKVIASGAEADLSKGLTPIYAGGHDASALSIAAGDCDAGFAFDTMVDKTLVEKGDLAPGQLKTVWKSETIAGSVFAAADALGAETVAKLRTLFTEKVNADHLRGAGLCTGECRITDERAWGVVPAADSDYDGVRHVCEVTRSDKCAG comes from the coding sequence ATGAACATCCGCCGCTCCCGCCCGCTCGTCTCGCTGCTGGCCGGATTCGCCCTCGCGCTGTCGGCCTGTTCCGGCTCCGGCGCGGACTCCCGCGCGATCAACGACAGGGGCTTCCCCGAGACCCTGACCCTGGCCGCCATCCCGGCCGAGAACTCGACCGACCTGAAGGCCAGCTACGATCCCGTCATCGCGCTGCTCGAACGCGAGACCGGCGCGAAGATCGACTTCGTGCAGGCGTCCGACTACGCGGGCGTGGTCGAGGGCATCATCGCGGGCAACGTCGACATGGCGTTCTTCGGCCCGTTCGCCTACGTCGTCGCCGGTGTCAACGGCGCGAAGATGACCCCGCTGGGTGCGGTCGTGCAGGAACCCGGGGGCAAGCCCGGCTATCAGTCCTACGGCCTGGCCCGTTCCGACAACGCCGCGATCGAGTCGTTGGCCGACTTCGCGGGCAAGAAGGTGTGTTTCGTCGATCCCAGCTCGACCTCCGGATTCCTCTATCCCACCGCGGGTCTGATCGAGCAGAAGGTCATCGCCTCCGGCGCGGAGGCCGACCTGTCCAAGGGGCTGACGCCGATCTACGCGGGCGGGCACGACGCCTCGGCGCTCTCGATCGCCGCCGGTGACTGCGACGCGGGCTTCGCCTTCGACACCATGGTCGACAAGACCCTCGTCGAGAAGGGCGACCTGGCGCCGGGCCAGTTGAAGACGGTGTGGAAGTCCGAGACCATCGCGGGCTCGGTGTTCGCCGCCGCCGACGCGCTGGGCGCGGAGACCGTCGCGAAACTGCGGACGCTGTTCACCGAGAAGGTGAACGCCGACCACCTGCGCGGCGCCGGCCTGTGCACGGGCGAGTGCCGGATCACCGACGAACGCGCCTGGGGCGTGGTGCCCGCCGCCGACAGCGACTACGACGGTGTGCGGCACGTCTGCGAGGTCACCCGCTCCGACAAGTGCGCGGGCTGA
- the phnE gene encoding phosphonate ABC transporter, permease protein PhnE — translation MTATLTTPGPVLPGSPPRAERVRAVLLRLLGVGGLVLTLISAWSIDFAPATLLDGLDDMAALLERMLPPRLDDPPRIWALAVETLLMAVLGTVLAALASMPLAFLAARNTTPHPAVAAIARGIITFCRAMPDLLFAALLVRALGIGVLPGILALALHSIGMLGKLFADAIEQTDPGPREAARAAGAGYLREMIHAVVPQTVPSWIGTFVYRVDINLRISVVLGFVGAGGIGFALQDSLRGLAYPRALGIVAVILAIIAAMEVFAILARRVLLSPESLGPRAARAARTAFGAIAVAATVAALVVLDVDPVELLTWPTAAVEVFGRLLPPDFAALGPQLLEAAWQTVAIAVVATAIGAVLSVPVGILAARTVTPHPAVYWAARAWILVVRAIPELILAVIFVAALGLGPIAGTCALAIGSVGLLGKLVADAVEEIDTGPLEAVRALGGGWWKTLVAAVIPQAVPALVGSTLYLLDVNIRTSTILGIVGAGGIGYLLFESIRTLEFGVAGAIVLVVFALVYFIERLSGWIRSQVV, via the coding sequence GTGACCGCGACGCTCACCACACCGGGGCCCGTCCTGCCCGGCTCGCCGCCGCGGGCCGAGCGGGTGCGGGCGGTGCTGCTGCGGCTGCTCGGGGTGGGCGGTCTCGTGCTGACCCTGATCTCGGCCTGGTCGATCGATTTCGCCCCGGCCACCCTGCTGGACGGTCTCGACGACATGGCCGCGCTGCTCGAGCGGATGCTGCCGCCGCGACTGGACGATCCGCCGCGGATCTGGGCGCTCGCGGTGGAGACGCTGCTGATGGCGGTGCTTGGCACCGTGCTGGCGGCACTGGCCTCGATGCCGTTGGCGTTCCTGGCGGCACGCAACACCACCCCGCACCCGGCGGTGGCGGCGATCGCGCGCGGGATCATCACCTTCTGCCGGGCCATGCCGGACCTGTTGTTCGCGGCGTTGCTGGTGCGCGCGCTCGGCATCGGTGTGCTGCCCGGCATTCTCGCGCTGGCGCTGCACTCCATCGGCATGCTCGGCAAGCTGTTCGCCGACGCGATCGAGCAGACCGATCCCGGCCCGCGCGAGGCCGCCCGGGCGGCGGGCGCCGGGTACCTGCGCGAGATGATCCACGCCGTGGTGCCGCAGACGGTCCCGTCCTGGATCGGCACGTTCGTCTATCGCGTCGACATCAACCTGCGGATCTCGGTGGTGCTCGGCTTCGTCGGCGCGGGCGGCATCGGTTTCGCGCTGCAGGATTCGTTGCGCGGGCTGGCCTATCCCCGCGCGCTGGGCATCGTGGCGGTGATCCTGGCGATCATCGCGGCGATGGAGGTGTTCGCGATCCTCGCGCGGCGGGTGCTGCTGAGTCCGGAGTCTCTCGGACCCCGGGCCGCCAGGGCGGCCCGCACGGCCTTCGGCGCGATCGCCGTGGCGGCCACGGTGGCCGCGCTGGTGGTGCTCGACGTCGATCCGGTGGAACTGCTGACCTGGCCTACCGCCGCCGTCGAGGTGTTCGGGCGGCTGCTGCCGCCGGATTTCGCCGCGCTGGGCCCGCAGTTGCTCGAGGCGGCCTGGCAGACGGTCGCGATCGCCGTGGTGGCGACCGCGATCGGGGCGGTGCTGTCGGTGCCCGTCGGAATCCTCGCCGCCCGCACGGTGACTCCGCATCCGGCGGTGTACTGGGCGGCGCGGGCCTGGATCCTGGTCGTGCGCGCGATCCCGGAGCTGATCCTGGCCGTGATCTTCGTCGCCGCACTGGGCCTCGGGCCGATCGCGGGTACCTGCGCGCTGGCCATCGGCTCGGTCGGGCTGCTCGGCAAACTCGTCGCCGACGCCGTCGAGGAGATCGACACGGGCCCGCTCGAGGCGGTCCGCGCGCTCGGCGGCGGCTGGTGGAAGACGTTGGTGGCGGCGGTGATTCCGCAGGCGGTGCCCGCGCTGGTTGGTTCGACGCTCTACCTGCTCGACGTGAACATCCGCACCTCCACGATCCTGGGGATCGTGGGCGCGGGCGGGATCGGTTACCTGTTGTTCGAGTCGATCCGCACGCTCGAGTTCGGCGTCGCCGGCGCGATCGTGCTCGTCGTCTTCGCGCTCGTCTACTTCATCGAAAGGCTCTCCGGATGGATTCGCTCCCAGGTGGTGTGA
- a CDS encoding phosphonatase-like hydrolase codes for MTDIALAVLDMAGTTVTDDGLVTRAFEEAATAAGLPPEGAERENARRYVLDTMGQSKIAVFRALFADEERARRANAAFEAAYARFVEDGGVQALPGAAETIAALRDGGLTVALTTGFSSATQDRILDVLGWRALADFALAPPDAGRGRPMPDLVLAAVLRAGVDDVRRVAVAGDTAGDIESGRRAGATILAGTLTGAHDADTLRRAGATHVLDSVAELPALLLPA; via the coding sequence ATGACCGATATCGCTCTGGCCGTGCTGGACATGGCCGGCACCACCGTCACCGACGACGGCCTCGTCACGCGCGCCTTCGAGGAAGCCGCCACGGCCGCGGGCCTGCCGCCGGAGGGCGCGGAACGCGAGAACGCGCGCCGCTACGTGCTCGACACCATGGGCCAGTCGAAGATCGCGGTGTTCCGCGCGCTGTTCGCCGACGAGGAGCGCGCCCGGCGCGCCAATGCCGCGTTCGAGGCCGCCTACGCCCGATTCGTCGAGGACGGCGGCGTGCAGGCCCTACCCGGCGCGGCGGAGACGATCGCCGCGCTGCGCGACGGGGGGCTCACCGTCGCCTTGACCACCGGTTTCAGCTCCGCCACCCAGGACCGGATCCTCGACGTCCTGGGCTGGCGCGCCCTCGCCGACTTCGCCCTCGCCCCACCGGATGCCGGTCGCGGCAGGCCCATGCCCGACCTGGTGCTGGCGGCGGTCCTGCGCGCCGGGGTCGACGACGTGCGCCGGGTCGCCGTGGCCGGTGACACCGCCGGTGACATCGAATCCGGCCGCCGCGCCGGCGCCACCATCCTGGCCGGCACGTTGACCGGCGCCCACGACGCGGACACGCTGCGCCGCGCCGGGGCCACCCACGTGCTCGACTCCGTCGCCGAACTGCCCGCCCTGTTGCTGCCCGCCTGA